CGCACCCGGGACCTGCTGGCCGCGGCCCCGGCCGTGGCCCACACCCTGCCGGGGCTGTTCTCGGTCGAGGCCTGGGGCGGGGCCACCTACGACGTCGCGCTGCGGTTCCTCGGGGAGGATCCGTGGGACCGGCTGCACCTGCTGCGCCAGGAGCTGCCGAACATCCCGCTGCAGATGCTGCTGCGCGGGCGCAACACCGTGGGCTACACCCCGTACCCGGTGGAGGTGACCAACGCCTTCGTGGAGGAGGCCGCCGCCACGGGCGTGGACATCTTCCGCATCTTCGACGCCCTCAACGACGTCGCCCAGATCACCCCGGCCATCGAGGCCGTGCGCGCCACGGGCACCGCCGTGGCGGAGGCCGCGCTGTGCTACACCGGCAACCTGCTGGACCCGGACGAGGAGCTGTACACGCTCGACTACTACCTCGGCCTGGCCCGCCAGATGGTGGATGCCGGCGCCCACGTGCTCGGCATCAAGGACATGGCCGGGCTGCTGCGGCCCCGGGCCGCGCGCGAGCTCGTCGGCGCGCTGCGCGCGGAGTTCGACCTGCCCGTGCACCTGCACACCCACGACACCGCCGGCGGCCAGCTCGCCACGCTGCTCGCCGCCGCCGAGGCCGGGGTGGACGCCGTGGACACCGCCGTGGCCTCCATGGCCGGCACCACGAGCCAGGTGCCGATGTCCGCCCTCGTGGCCGCCCTCGAGCACACCGAGCGGGACACCGGCCTGGGACTGGACTGCGCCGCCGGGCTCGAGCCGTACTGGGAGACCATCCGCCAGGTGTACCGGCCCTTCGAGTCGGGCCTGTCCGCCCCGACGGGCCGCGTCTACCGCCACGAGATCCCGGGCGGCCAGCTGTCCAACCTGCGCCAGCAGGCCATCGCCCTGGGCCTGGGCGACCGGTTCGAGCAGATCGAGCGCATGTACGAGGCCGCCAACGACATGCTCGGCAACATCGTCAAGGTGACCCCGAGCTCCAAGGTCGTCGGCGACCTCGCCCTGCAGCTCGTGGGCATGGACGCCGATCCCGCGGCGTTCGCGGAGAACCCGCAGGACTTCGACCTGCCGGACTCCGTCATCGGCTTCCTCAACGGCGAGCTCGGCGACCCGCCCGGGGGCTGGCCGGAGCCGTTCCGGACCCGCGCCCTGCAGAACCGGGGCCGACGCCGGCCGGAGGCCGAGCTCACGGCCGAGGACCGCGCATCGCTCCGGGCGCCGGGCACCGAGCGGCGCCAGACCCTGAACCGGCTCCTGTTCCCCGGCCCGACGCGGGACTTCGAGGCCAACCGCGCCGAGTTCGGCGACACCTCGGTGCTGCACACCCGCGACTGGCTCTACGGCATGGTGCCCGGACGCGAGCACGTCATCTCGCTCGGCAAGGGCGTGCGCCTGCTGGCCACCCTGCAGGCGATCGGCGAGCCGGACGCCAAGGGCCTGCGCCCCGTGATGGTCACCCTCAACGGCCAGGCCCGCCAGATCACGGTGCGGGACCGGTCCGTCGAGTCCACCGCCCGGGCCGCCGAGAAGGCCGACCCCGCGAACAAGGGCCACGTGGCCGCGCCGTTCGCCGGCGTCGTCACCGTCACGGTGGCCGAGGGGGACGCGGTCTCCGCGGGGGACACCGTGGCCACCATCGAGGCGATGAAGATGGAGGCCGCGATCACGGCCCCCGCTTCCGGCACGGTCTCCCGCGTGGTCCTCTCCGGGGCCACCCCGGTCGAGGGCGGGGACCTGCTGCTGGCCGTGGAGGGCTGAGCAGCCGCCCCCGGCCCGCCGGGCTGCCCGTCCGGGCGCCCGGCGGGCCGTAGGCTGGGGGGATGGGCACCGAAACGTACGACCTGGCCATCATCGGCTCCGGCTCCGGCAACTCGCTGGTCACCCCGTACTGGGATGACAAGCGGGTCGCCATCATCGACTCCGGCACGTTCGGCGGCACCTGCCTGAACGTGGGGTGCATCCCCACGAAGATGTTCGCGTACCCGGCCGCACTGGCCGCGGTCCCGGAGGAGGCCGGACAGCTCGGCGTGGACCTGGGCTTCGGCGGCTCCGACTGGGTGGGCATCCGGGACCGGATCTTCCGGCGGATCGACGCGATCTCCGCCGGCGGGCTGCGGTACCGGGACGAGGAGCTGGAGAACACCACGGTCATCCGCGAGGAGGCCCGGTTCAGCGGGACCCACCGGCTGACCACCTCGCGCGGCCGGGTGCTGGAGGCCGAGCACATCGTGGTGGCCGCGGGCTCCCGCCCCGTCCGGCCGGACGTCCCCGGCATCGACCTGCCGCAGGTGCACACCTCGGACACGGTGATGCGCCTGCCGCGCCTGCCCGAGCGCGTCGTGGTGCTCGGCGGCGGGTACATCGCCGCCGAGTTCGCCGCGATCTTCTCCGGCCTGGGCTCCTCCGTGGTGCAGGTGAACCGGTCGCCGCGGCTGCTGCGCCACTTCGACGAGACGATCTCCGAGCGGTTCACCGAGATGGCTGCCACCCAGTGGACCGTGGAGACGGGCTGGACCGTGTCCCGCATCGAGGAGGGACTCGACGGCTGGGTGACCGTCCACTTCGACGGCCCCACGAACACCACGTGGGAGGTGGACGCGGACGTCGTCCTCGTGGCGCACGGCCGGACGCCGAACAGCGACCGCCTCGACCCGGCGGCCGCCGGACTGGACCTGCACCCCGACGGCCGGCTCGTGGTGGACGAGTACCAGCGCCTGCTCTCCGCCGGGGAGCCGGTGCCCGGGCTCTGGGCCCTGGGCGACGTCTCGAGCGCCGAGCAGCTCAAGCACGTGGCGAACCACGACCAGCGGATCGTCGCGCACAACCTCGAGCACCCCGGCGACCTGCGGGCCAACACGCTCGGGCCCGTCCCGGCGGCGGTCTTCTCCCGGCCGCAGGTCGCCTCGGCCGGGCTAACCGAGGCCCAGGCGGTGGAGCAGTACGGGGCGGAGCGGGTCACCGTGAAGGTGCAGAACTACGGGGACGTGGCCTACGGCTGGGCCATGGAGGACGGCACGGCCCTGTGCAAGGTCATCGCCGACCGGCAGACGGGCCGGCTGCTCGGCGCCCACCTGATCGGCCACGAGGCGCCGAACCTGATCCAGCCCCTGATCCAGGCCATGAGCCTGGGCCTGGACGCCCACACCATGGCGCGCGGGCAGTACTGGATCCACCCGGCGCTCACCGAGGTGGTGGAGAACGCCCTGCTGGGCCTCGACGTGCCGGACAGCGGACTGTGCTGACGCGCCGGGACCGGCCGCGCACCGCGGCCGGTCCCGGACGGCGGGGTCAGGCCGGCTTCGGGGCGGCGTAGATCTCCTCCACGAGCGGCCCGAAGTCCGCCAGGACCACGCTGCGCTTGATCTTCAGGGACGGGGTCATCTGCCCGGACTCCACGGTGAAGTCCACGGGGGCGATCCGGAAGGCCCGGATGGACTCCGCCTTCGAGACCGCCTCGTTGGCCCGGTCGATCACCGACTGCACGTGGTCCACCACCACGGGGTGGGTGGCGAGCTCCTCCACGGGGGTCTCGGCCGGGATCCCGTGCTGGCCCAGCCAGGTGGGCAGGATGTCCGTGTCCAGGGTGACGAGGGCCGCCACGAAGGGCCGCTGGTCTCCGACGACCACGCACTGGGAGACCACGGCGTCCGCGCGGATCTGGTCCTCGAGCACAGCCGGCACCACGTTCTTCCCGCCGGCCGTGACGATGATCTCCTTCTTGCGCCCGGTGATGGTCAGGAAGCCGTCCTCGTCCAGGTCCCCGATGTCCCCGGTGCGGAACCAGCCGTCCACGATCTCCTGCGCCGTGACGTCCGGCCGGTTGTGGTAGCCGCGCATCAGGCAGACGCCGCGGGCCAGGATCTCGCCGTCGTCCGCGATCCGCACGCCGTTGCCCGGGATGGGCTTGCCGACGGTGCCGATGCGCACCTCGGTGGGCAGGTTGACCGTCACCGGGGCGGTGGTCTCGGTCAGCCCGTAGCCCTCCATGATGTTGACCCCGATGCCGTGGAAGAAGTGCCCCAGCCGGGCCCCGAGCGGGCCGCCGCCGGAGACGGCGTGCACCACGCGGCCGCCCATGGCGCCGCGGATCTTGCCGTACAGCAGCTTCTCGAACACGGCGTGCCGGATCCGCAGCGGCAGGGGGACGCGGCCCTGCTCGCGCGCCCTCGAGTACTCGATGGCGGTCCTCGCGCCGGCGGCGAAGACCTTGCCCTTGCCGCCCGTCTCGGCCTTGAGCTGGGCCGAGTTGTAGACCTTCTCGAACACGCGGGGCACCGCCAGCAGGAACGTCGGCCGGAAGGACTGCAGGTCAGGCACCAGCTGCGAGACGTCGGCGGTGTGGCCCACCTTGGCCCCGGCCGCCAGGGCGAGCACGGAGATGAACCGGGCGAACACGTGGGCCAGGGGGATGAACATCACGGTGCTCGACTGCGGATTGACCACCTGGGCGAGGTCGGTCCCCAGCGTCTGCAGGCTCAGCTCGGCGAAGTTGCCGTGCGTGAGCTCGCAGCCCTTGGGCTTCCCGGTGGTACCGGAGGTGTAGATGATGGTGGCCAGGTCCTCCAGCGTGGCCGCGGAGCGCCGCTGCTCCATGGCGGCCTCGTCCGGACCGCGTCCGGCGAGGCCGCGCAGCTCGTCCAGGCCGCCGTCCTCGATGAGCCAGCTGCCCACGAGCGGCTCGAGCCCCTCCTGGCGCAGGGCGGTGTCGACGACGGTGCGGTGGCGGGCCGTGTCGCACACGACGGCGCGCACGTCCGCGTCCGAGACGATCCACGCGACCTGGCTGGGGGAGGAGGTCTCGTAGATGGGCACCGTGACGCACCCGGCGTACCAGATGGCGAGGTCCATGAGCGTCCACTCGTAGCGGGTCGGCGCCATGATGCCGATCCGGTCCCCCGGCCCGAGCCCGGCGGCGGCCAGGCCGCGGGCCAGCGTGCGCACGTCATCGCGCACGTCCGCCGCGGCCACGTCGGTCCACTGTCCCGGCGTGGTCTGCCGGGCGAAGAGCGCGCGTTGCGGGTCGGCGAGGACCTGCTGCTCCAGGAGGTCGGTGATGTTCAGGTCCCGCGGGACCTCGACGACGGGCGGGGTGATGTGTTCCTTCAACATGCGCTCCTGGTGATCGACGGTTGCCGCCGGCATGGCATAGTGGTTCTCCCGGCGCAGTCCGTCCCGGGATCGGGGGTCCCCGGTACTCCGACCTTAGCGGAGAATGCCCCAGTCGGTGTGGGCTGCGCCACAGTCACCACGATACTACCCATGAGTAACATCGGCCGTCGCCGGGCGTCCCGCGGCGGTCCCACGGGAGGCGGCACGACGATGGCAGCACGCAGGGCGGCGGGGCCCGGGACGGGGGCCGGGGCGGACCGTCCCGTGGCAGCGGCCGTCGGCCTGGACGTCGGCGGCGGCGCCGTCAAGGCCGGTGCCGCGCTCCTGCTGGGGGACGGCCGGCTCCGGCCGGAGGGGAGCGAGGCCACCGCGCGGCACGGGCTCGCCGACGACGGTCCGGGCCTGGCCGCCC
This genomic window from Citricoccus sp. SGAir0253 contains:
- a CDS encoding pyruvate carboxylase gives rise to the protein MFRKVLVANRGEIAVRAFRACYELGARTVAVFPYEDRNSIHRQKADEAYRIGEEGHPIRAYLDVDEIIRVAKEAGCDAIYPGYGFLSENAGLARAAEEAGIAFVGPPADVLELTGNKVEALRAAKAAGIPTLKSSDPSSDADWLVAQAEDIGFPIFVKAVAGGGGRGMRRVETAAQLPDALNAAMREAETAFGDPTVFLEQAVLRPRHIEVQVLADSTGETVHLFERDCSMQRRHQKVIEIAPAPLLDESIRQALYADAVKFAKAMGYVNAGTVEFLVDTAGERAGQHVFIEMNPRIQVEHTVTEEITDVDLVASQLRIAAGQTLEQLGIRQEELRIRGAAMQCRITTEDPANGFRPDTGTITAYRSAGGSGVRLDGGTIYTGAEISPHFDSMLVKLTCRGRDYPTAVRRVRRALAEFRIRGVATNIPFLMNVLDDPTFVAGDVATDFIDAHPELAQVNRSQDRGSKALQYLADVTVNRPHGPRVEGIDPRDKLPHFPGDKSDEPDRSPFDGPSGHQPPAGWRQVLLERGPEGFAAELRGRTELAVTDTTFRDAHQSLLATRVRTRDLLAAAPAVAHTLPGLFSVEAWGGATYDVALRFLGEDPWDRLHLLRQELPNIPLQMLLRGRNTVGYTPYPVEVTNAFVEEAAATGVDIFRIFDALNDVAQITPAIEAVRATGTAVAEAALCYTGNLLDPDEELYTLDYYLGLARQMVDAGAHVLGIKDMAGLLRPRAARELVGALRAEFDLPVHLHTHDTAGGQLATLLAAAEAGVDAVDTAVASMAGTTSQVPMSALVAALEHTERDTGLGLDCAAGLEPYWETIRQVYRPFESGLSAPTGRVYRHEIPGGQLSNLRQQAIALGLGDRFEQIERMYEAANDMLGNIVKVTPSSKVVGDLALQLVGMDADPAAFAENPQDFDLPDSVIGFLNGELGDPPGGWPEPFRTRALQNRGRRRPEAELTAEDRASLRAPGTERRQTLNRLLFPGPTRDFEANRAEFGDTSVLHTRDWLYGMVPGREHVISLGKGVRLLATLQAIGEPDAKGLRPVMVTLNGQARQITVRDRSVESTARAAEKADPANKGHVAAPFAGVVTVTVAEGDAVSAGDTVATIEAMKMEAAITAPASGTVSRVVLSGATPVEGGDLLLAVEG
- a CDS encoding long-chain fatty acid--CoA ligase; amino-acid sequence: MLKEHITPPVVEVPRDLNITDLLEQQVLADPQRALFARQTTPGQWTDVAAADVRDDVRTLARGLAAAGLGPGDRIGIMAPTRYEWTLMDLAIWYAGCVTVPIYETSSPSQVAWIVSDADVRAVVCDTARHRTVVDTALRQEGLEPLVGSWLIEDGGLDELRGLAGRGPDEAAMEQRRSAATLEDLATIIYTSGTTGKPKGCELTHGNFAELSLQTLGTDLAQVVNPQSSTVMFIPLAHVFARFISVLALAAGAKVGHTADVSQLVPDLQSFRPTFLLAVPRVFEKVYNSAQLKAETGGKGKVFAAGARTAIEYSRAREQGRVPLPLRIRHAVFEKLLYGKIRGAMGGRVVHAVSGGGPLGARLGHFFHGIGVNIMEGYGLTETTAPVTVNLPTEVRIGTVGKPIPGNGVRIADDGEILARGVCLMRGYHNRPDVTAQEIVDGWFRTGDIGDLDEDGFLTITGRKKEIIVTAGGKNVVPAVLEDQIRADAVVSQCVVVGDQRPFVAALVTLDTDILPTWLGQHGIPAETPVEELATHPVVVDHVQSVIDRANEAVSKAESIRAFRIAPVDFTVESGQMTPSLKIKRSVVLADFGPLVEEIYAAPKPA
- a CDS encoding mycothione reductase, producing the protein MGTETYDLAIIGSGSGNSLVTPYWDDKRVAIIDSGTFGGTCLNVGCIPTKMFAYPAALAAVPEEAGQLGVDLGFGGSDWVGIRDRIFRRIDAISAGGLRYRDEELENTTVIREEARFSGTHRLTTSRGRVLEAEHIVVAAGSRPVRPDVPGIDLPQVHTSDTVMRLPRLPERVVVLGGGYIAAEFAAIFSGLGSSVVQVNRSPRLLRHFDETISERFTEMAATQWTVETGWTVSRIEEGLDGWVTVHFDGPTNTTWEVDADVVLVAHGRTPNSDRLDPAAAGLDLHPDGRLVVDEYQRLLSAGEPVPGLWALGDVSSAEQLKHVANHDQRIVAHNLEHPGDLRANTLGPVPAAVFSRPQVASAGLTEAQAVEQYGAERVTVKVQNYGDVAYGWAMEDGTALCKVIADRQTGRLLGAHLIGHEAPNLIQPLIQAMSLGLDAHTMARGQYWIHPALTEVVENALLGLDVPDSGLC